A single region of the Candidatus Cloacimonadaceae bacterium genome encodes:
- a CDS encoding FapA family protein, with amino-acid sequence MTDIFTNKHGNLVLEIKEDRMSAWLRVKCSGRLIDEREIIELIDSTGIKTGFDEALKYCRTHGLEKDFDTPFPVAVCTAAQSNAKLNYFFDTKIAHEFNGSIRPCDLKFLTCIEADTVLADYSSNIFDRQGSIYNIFGEMIEDANAELDKEQTLAGENVFYDASRRRYVAEKTGYPHIGEEGAICIIDNLVIEGDLEEEDAKLRTPVSVCIRGNVHGADIAVRGGIKIEGDLSQSRVYCEGTLEVSGDVKSCDNPGIEVLGKISCRGIYNSRVRCLSSLYFTTEAQNCMLVAETGINSENEPAGGIVGGQIQTCGSVFINSAGSADGEETEIEITISPFYKALLMQLTKELISLKQYPEDNADLIQSLGEKIKRCEGELDGRLNTFLKRSRSEKLCIKIAGDVFPLLRLRVLKHDYQIRAYQKSLEILERD; translated from the coding sequence ATGACTGATATTTTTACCAACAAGCACGGCAACCTTGTCCTTGAAATCAAGGAAGACCGCATGAGCGCCTGGCTCAGGGTCAAGTGCAGCGGCAGATTGATCGACGAACGCGAGATCATTGAACTGATAGATTCCACCGGCATCAAAACAGGATTTGACGAAGCGCTGAAGTATTGCCGAACCCACGGACTGGAAAAAGATTTTGACACTCCTTTCCCAGTCGCCGTTTGCACCGCCGCCCAAAGCAACGCTAAGCTGAACTACTTTTTCGACACCAAGATCGCACACGAATTCAATGGCAGCATCCGTCCCTGCGACCTCAAATTTCTTACCTGCATCGAAGCCGACACCGTGTTAGCGGATTATTCCAGCAATATCTTCGACCGTCAGGGCAGCATCTACAACATCTTCGGCGAGATGATCGAGGACGCAAACGCAGAGCTGGACAAGGAACAAACCCTTGCCGGAGAGAATGTTTTCTATGACGCCAGCCGCCGGCGCTACGTCGCAGAAAAAACCGGATATCCGCATATCGGCGAAGAGGGAGCTATCTGCATTATCGACAATCTGGTCATCGAAGGAGATCTTGAGGAAGAGGACGCCAAGCTGCGCACCCCTGTGAGTGTCTGTATCCGCGGAAACGTGCATGGAGCGGACATCGCAGTGCGCGGAGGGATCAAGATTGAAGGTGATTTATCACAATCCCGCGTCTATTGCGAAGGAACCCTGGAAGTGAGCGGCGACGTCAAATCCTGCGACAACCCCGGAATCGAGGTTCTCGGCAAGATCAGTTGCCGCGGAATCTACAACTCCCGGGTGCGGTGTCTATCCTCACTTTACTTCACGACCGAAGCGCAAAACTGCATGCTGGTGGCTGAAACGGGCATCAACTCCGAAAACGAACCCGCGGGAGGGATCGTCGGCGGACAGATTCAAACCTGCGGCAGCGTATTTATCAATTCAGCCGGCAGCGCAGATGGCGAGGAGACAGAGATCGAGATCACCATCAGTCCTTTCTACAAGGCGCTTTTGATGCAATTGACCAAGGAACTGATCAGCCTCAAACAATATCCCGAGGACAATGCCGACCTCATCCAAAGCCTCGGAGAAAAGATCAAACGCTGTGAAGGCGAGCTGGACGGGCGCCTCAACACCTTTTTGAAACGCTCCCGCAGTGAAAAACTGTGCATCAAGATTGCTGGAGACGTTTTTCCACTACTGCGCCTGCGCGTCCTGAAACACGATTACCAGATCCGGGCATATCAGAAAAGCCTGGAGATTTTGGAAAGAGATTAA